One Glycine max cultivar Williams 82 chromosome 4, Glycine_max_v4.0, whole genome shotgun sequence DNA segment encodes these proteins:
- the LOC121174706 gene encoding uncharacterized protein, producing MTATQQLDLLRHPPVTHDASFVEPHIPQVPKPPAATPTHARSDVDQPRHEVDACHAIAERLECLLNLRIVMAGIETHKVMEECIKIARGVIEDDNVYVRS from the exons ATGACCGCGACACAACAATTAGATCTGCTGCGACATCCACCTGTGACGCATGATGCCTCGTTTGTGGAGCCACATATCCCTCAGGTCCCAAAGCCACCAGCAGCAACACCGACACATGCCCGTTCTGATGTGGACCAACCTAGACATGAAGTG GATGCTTGCCATGCGATCGCTGAAAGGTTGGAGTGtttgctcaaccttaggatagtcatGGCAGGCATAGAGACACACAAGGTCATGGAAGAATGCATCAAGATTGCCAGGGGTGTCATAGAAGACGACAATGTGTATGTGAGGTCTTGA